A window of Aromatoleum bremense genomic DNA:
CGTTCGCGGTGATGCTGGTGGTGCCGCTCGGCGTGCTCGGGGCGCTGCTCGCGGCGAGCGGGCGAGGCCTGTCGAACGACGTTTATTTCCAGGTCGGCCTGCTCGCGACGATCGGCCTGTCGGCGAAGAACGCGATCCTGATCGTCGAGTTCGCGAAAGCGCAGATGGAGCAGGAAGGCAAGGAGCTCGTCGCCGCGACGCTCGAAGCGGTGCGCATGCGGCTGCGCCCGATCCTGATGACTTCGCTCGCGTTCGGCCTCGGCGTGCTGCCGCTGGCGATCTCGACCGGCGCCGGCTCCGGCAGCCAGAACGCGATCGGCACCGGGGTGCTCGGCGGCACCATCGCCGCGACCGTGCTCGGCATCTTCTTCATTCCGCTGTTCTACGTCGTGATCATCCGCGCCTTCCGCAAAAAACCCGCTCCGCCCGCAACCCTCGCGCCCGTCGCGGAGGAGGCCAAGTGATGACCCGACTGCGTATCCTGACGGCCGCACTCGCCGCCGCTGTCGCGAGCGCCTGCTCGACGCTGGCGCCGGACTACCAGCGGCCGCCAGCGCCGGTCCCGGCGTCCTTCCCGCAGGCGCCGGGCATGGTTTCGGCAGCCGCTCCCGCGGCCGACGCGCTGCCGTGGCGCGATTTCTTCGCCGCGTCCGGCCTGCGCGAGCTGATCGCGCTGGCGCTCGACAACAACCGCGACCTGCGCGTGACCGCTCTCAACATCGAGCGCGCCCGCGCGCAGTACCGCATCCAGCGCGCGGACCTGTTCCCGGCGATCGGCGCGAGCGGCGGCCAGACCGCGCAGCGCCTGCCCGCGGAGCTCGTGCGGGGCAGCGCCGCCGGCAACGGCAACGGCAACGGCGATGCGACGATCAGCCGGCAGTACAGCGCGACGATCGGCTTCTCGGTATGGGAGCTGGATTTCTTCGGCCGCCTGCGCAGCCTCAACGAACAGGCGCTGGAACTGTACCTCGGCACCGAGGAGGCGCGCCGCAGCGCGCAGATCAGCCTCGTCGCGGAAGTCGCGAACGCGTGGCTGACGCTCGCCGCCGACCGCGAACGCCTCGCGCTCGCCCGCAACACGTACCGGACGCGGCAGGAGTCGTTTGAACTGACGCGGCGCAGCTTCGAGGCCGGCGCGGTGTCGGCGCTCGACCTGCGGCAGGCCGAGACGCTGCAGGAAGACGCGCGCGCCGACGCCGCCCGTTTCGCCGCGCTCGTCGCGCAGGACGAGAACGCGCTCGCGCTGCTCGCCGGCACGCGCGTTCCGCCCGAGCTGCTGCCGCCGCAGCTCGCCGACACGCTGACCGCGGTCGCCGGGCTGCCGGCCGGCGTGCCGTCCGAAGTCCTCGTGCGCCGCCCCGACATCCTCGAGGCGGAGCGCCGGCTGCGCGCGGCCAATGCCAACATCGGTGCGGCGCGGGCCGCTTTCTTCCCGTCGATCATGCTGACCGCGGCGGCCGGCAGCGCGAGCAGCACGCTCGATAGCCTGTTCTCGAGCGGCTCCGGCACGTGGAGCTTCGTGCCGCAGATCCGCATCCCGATCTTCGAGGCCGGCCGCCTGCGCGCGAACCTCGACGTCGCCGAGATCCAGCGCGACATCAACGTCGCGCAATACGAAAGGGCGATCCAGGGCGCGTTCCGCGAAGTCGCCGACGCGCTGGCCGAACGCGCGACGCTCGCCGAGCAGCTCGACGCGCGGCGCCGCCTCGTCGAAGCGACCGCCGAGAGCTTCCGGCTGTCAGAGGCGCGCTACAAGGGCGGTGTCGACAGCTACCTCGGCGTGCTCGATGCGCAGCGCACGCTATACGGCGCCGAACTCGAGCTGATCGCCGTGCGCGAGTCCGACGCAGCAAACCGCATCGCGCTGTACAAGGCGCTCGGCGGCGGCTGGCAGTAAGGCTTTTTAGCACGCGGGGACGACGCGGCACCGGCGTGGCGGCGCCCTTCCTGGCAACCTCCCGGCACGCGCCGCAGCCGGCGCGCATTGAATTGTCCGTCTGCCGCGCGGTCGAATCGCGACCGGCGGGGGTGTGCACAGGCAGCAGGCGCGGCCCCGCGGGTCACGGTCCACTGGAGGGCGTCATCATGCGCATTCGATATCCCGGCCTCCTCACCGCATTCCTGGCCGCGCTCGCGGTGGCCGGCCCGGCGCTTGCGCACCACGGCTGGAACTGGGCCGAGCCCGGCAACTCGGAGCTCACCGGCGTCGTGAAATCGGTGCGGCTCGGCAATCCGCACGGGCGCGTGACGCTCGATGTCAGCGGCGAGCAATGGGTCGCGGAAGTCGGCCAGCCGTGGCGCAACGCGCGCGCCGGACTGCGGGACGAGATGCTCGTCGAGGGCGTGCGAGTGACGATCTCGGGTCATCGCTCGGCTCGCCCCGGCGAGAAACTCATCAAGGCCGAGCGCGTGATCATCGGCGACACGACGTACGACCTGTACCCTGACCGCGACTAGGGGTGGGAATGTTCGGCGAACTGCTCGCCGCGATCGATGCCTCGGCGCTGTCGGTCCACCTGCGGCATTCAATCTGGCTCTACCCCGTCGTCAGCGCCGCCCACATCCTCGGCATCGCGCTGCTGGTCGGGGCGATCGTGCCGATGGACGCGCGGCTGATCGGCCTGTGGCCGTCGCTGCCGGTGGCGCTGTTCGCGCGCACGATCCTCCCGTTCGCAGCCGGCGGCTGCATCCTGGCGATCGGCACCGGCACGCTGCTGTTCATCGTGCAGCCCGCCGATTACGCCGCGCTGCCGGTGTTCTGGACCAAGATCGGGCTGGTGCTGGCCGGCGTCGCCAATGCGCTTGTACTGCGGCGCACCGTGGCGTGGCGGCGCGTGATCGCGGAGACGACCGGCACGACGCAGGCGCTGCGGCTTTCCGGTAGCCTGTCGCTCGCGATCTGGCTCACGACACTGTTTCTCGGCAGGCTCCTCGGTTTCCTGTGACGGATGGCGGCGCGGCAGCGCACCCTCGGGCCCTGCCGGCCGCCCCGGTCATAACAACGGCGTTCAGTCTTCGAGCAGGCTGCGCAGCATCCACGCGGTCTTTTCGTGCACTTCGAGGCGCTGCGTCAGCAGGTCGGCGGTCGGCTGGTCGTTCGCGTCATTCACGACCGGGAACAGGCTGCGCGCGGTGCGCGCGGTCGCTTCCTGCGCGGCGACGAGGCTGCGAATCATGTCGAGCGCTTTCGGCACGCCCTCGATTTCCTTGATCGAAGCGCGCTCGACGAATTCCTTGTAGGTCCCCGGCGCGGGAAACCCGAGCGCGCGGATGCGTTCGGCGATCAGGTCGAGCGCGGTCCATTGCTCGGTGTATTGCTGCATGAACATCACGTGCAGCGTGTTGAACATCGGCCCGGTGACGTTCCAGTGGAAGTTGTGCGTCATCAGGTAGAGCGTGTAGCTGTCCGCGAGCAGCGCCGACAATCCGTCCGCGATCTTCGCACGGTCGACTTCGCTCAGCCCGATGTCGATCCTTGCTACCCCTCTTTCCACCTTCTCCTGCTTCTCCTGCTTGTCCTGCTTCTTCGATGCCATAGTGTTCTCCTTGTCGAAAGCAAACGAAAACCGGTGCATTGCACCTGCAGGACTATATACGGGATGCCGCGGCAGGACACAGGACGCAGGCATTATCGCGACGCGCGCAGCAAATGACGGCATGCCGGGAGGGTCGCGCGCTCAATGGTCGAGCAGTTGCAGGCCCGGCGGCAGCGATTCACCGAACGCGCGCCACTTCTCGGCCTCCTCGAGCACGACGACTTCGCGCACCATCGCGGTCCAGCTCGGCGGCGCGTTGATCGCCGCGAGCCGCCGCGCCACCTCGTCGCGCAGCTCGGCCGGCAGGTCGCGCGAGCGGTCGCCGGTCAGGCGCGCGATCTGGGCGGCGGCGAATGCTGCCGGCTCGATGCGCTTCCAGTCGAGCGCCAGGATCGCGTCGAGCCAGCGCGTCGCGACGTCGGCCGGCACGACGTTGTGCGCGCTGCCATACAGCGGCTCGCGCGCGCCGATGCGCCCGACCGCCCACCACGCATTCTGCTTTTCCGCCGGTTTCTGCAGCCGCTCGATCAGCCATTCGCCGATCTCGATGCGATGCTCGACTTCGACGCGCTCGAGCGACGCGGCCAGGCGCGCGAGATCCTCGAGACTGCCTCGCGTCCCGACCGGCTGGCGCGCGCGGCGCGCGGCGTCGTCGGCTTCGATCTGTTCGCCCGCCGCCTGCAGCACGAGCAGCTGTTCGGGCGCCGCCAGGCCTCCTGCCGCGCGCCGCCACAGCGTCCACCATTCCGACCAGTTCTGCCGCTCCCGCACGTACTGGATGCCCTGCCCGAACAGCGTCCACAGCTGCTCGACCCGCCAGTCGTCGAGCGGATAGCCGAGCCCGGGGCGCAGGCAGTAGCCGGCGAGGTTGAGCCACAGGCGCTCGTGCTCGGCCGAGCGGCGCCGCCGGCGCACGCGCTCCCACAGCACGTCGAACAATGCGCGCAGCAGCGGCACGTCCCAGCTTTCGCGCTTGCCGAGCAGGTGGTCGAGCTGGCCGCGCAGCTGACGCACTTCCTTGCCACTGAGGTCGTGCGAGCGCGAGCCGAAGACGCGCTCGACCGCTTCGACCGCGTCGGCGAAGCGCGGCGGCAGCGCCGCGACCGTTTCCGCCTGCGCCGCGCCGTCGCCGCGCAGCTGGAACGCGAGCAGCCAGCGGCGCGCGGGCTCGGCGAGGCTGACGCAATGCATGTCGAGCGTGCCGACTTCGGTCATCGCGGCGACGATCCGCACCGGCACGTCGACGGTACCGCTGCCGGCCGACGGGATGACGGTCGCGATCGGCGGCAGGCGCACGAAGTCGTCGCCGGCGATGTCGACGAGGTCGCCAGCTTGATGCGGCGTGTCGGCGGCCGACGACACGAGGTGGAACTGCACCGGCTGGCCGAGCTTCAGTGCGAAGCTGCGCTCGGGCAGATGGACTTCGACGGCTTCTTCGGTGCCGCGCGGCAGCACGCACACGCCGCGCCGCGACGGCCCGTCGCCCTCGATGACGAGGAAGTAGCTGCGCGGCGCACCTCCACCGATGCGCGGCCCCTGCCCGGCGCGCACCAGCGCGTATGCGACGGCGCCGCGTGCGACCGCGACGTCGGGGTCGTCGTTGTGCAACAGGCGCAGCGCCTGGCCGCGCCAGCCGCCGAGCACGTGCTGCAGCCGCTCGCTCAGCGCATGGGAGCGGAACACGCCGCCATTGAGCAGCACGGTGTCGGGCACCGGCAGCTCGGGCGCCTCGGGTGCGTCCGGCCCGAGCGCGTCGCGCGACGCGGCCGCGTGCCGCTCGAGAAACGCCGCGAGGTGGCGCGTGATCGCGGGATCGGCCGGATACGGCAGGCCGAACTCGACGATGCCGGCACGCCGTCGTGCGGGCCGGGCGTCGGCGCCCGCGCGGGGCAGGAAGCCGTCGACGATGAGATGCTCGACCTCGTCGCGTGCGAGCTCGACCGAGCGCGCGCCGCCGACGAGCCGGCTGCCGGCGCCGAGCAGCGTCACCGTCGTGCGCTCGGGCGCGGCCGGGCCGAGCAGTTGCTCCTTCGCGCCGCGGCAGCGCTGCAGGAGCTGCGAGAAGCGCGCCGCGGTCAGCTTGCCGTCGGCCGCGCCGAGGCGCGCCTCGACGACGTGCGCGAGCGCGAGATCCATGTTGTCGCCGCCGAGCATCAGGTGGTCGCCGACACCGATGCGCGCGAGGCGCGGCTCACCGTCCTCGACGGCGACGCGGATCAGCGTGAAGTCGGTCGTGCCGCCGCCGACGTCGCAGACGAGGATCAGCCGCGTCGCCTCCAGTTCCGCCGCAAGGCTCTGGCGGTGGCGGAACAGCCAGTCGTAGCACGCCGCTTGCGGCTCCTCGAGGAGGCGCAGCGCCGGCAGCTGCGCGAGCCGCGCCGCTTCGAGCGTCAGCGCCCGCGCCCCTTCGTCGAACGACGCGGGCACGGTGAGTACGACCTGCTGGCGCTCCAGCGGCGCGTCCGGGAAGCGCGCGTTCCACGCCGCACGCACGTGCGCGAGGTAGCTTGCGCTCGCCGCGACCGGCGACACTTTCGCGACGTCGTCGCCGGCGCCCCACGGCAGGATCGGCGCGCTGCGGTCGACGCCGGCGTGCGACAGCCAGCTCTTCGCGCTCGCGACGAGCCGCCCCGGCACCTGCGCGCCGAGTTCGCGCGCGAGGCCGCCGACGACGACCGGCGCGACGCCGGCGACATCGGCCGCCGCCCACGGCAGCTGCAGGTCGTCCGGACTCAGCTCGCCGGGTGCCGGGTGGTAGCGCAGCGACGGCAGCAGCGGTCGCGCCGCGACTTCGCCCGGGGCGACGAGCTGATCGATCGGCAGCAGCGCGATGTGCTCGTCGCCCGGCGCCGCGTACGCGACGACGGTGTTGCTGGTCCCGAGGTCGATCCCGACGAGGTAAGGCTTCACGGCATTCAGGTCTGTCCGCCGCGCACGTCGAACGACACTTTCCAGCGCGCGCTGCCGTCCGCCGGCAGCGCTTCGAGCTCCAGCGTGCCGGCTTCGGTGACGCGCGCATGCAGTTTCACGCGCACGATCTCGCCCGCGGCGCGGCCTTCGGTCGGCAGGCTGGCCTCGATCTCCTCGAGCTCCTGCAGCTCGTCGGGCGCCCAGAAGTCGAGCAGCGTGCCGACCTCGTCCTGGCGCCGCACCGACGAACCGAAGAAGCGGAAGCGCACCGGTTCGCCGACGACCAGGCCGAACTCCTGCGCCGGCAGCTGCGCCTGCGTCCCCTCCTCCATGCCGAACGGCGCCAGGCACAGCGCCTGGATCGGCGGCTCGACGCCCGGCACCGCCGGCATCGCGGACTCGACCGCGATGTAGTACGCCTGCGCGGTGCCGCCGCGGATGCGCACGCCGCGGCCGCGGCGCACGTAGCCGTAATACGCGGCGCCGCGCGCGACCGCGAGATCGAGGTCGGCGCGTTCGAGCACGCGCACCGGCGCGGCGCCTTCGGCTTCGAGCCAGCCGTTGAGCGTCGCCAGCACGCGATCGGCGAGCAGCCCGGACTTGAACACGCCGCCGTTGAACAGCACCGCGGTCGGATGCAGGAAGCTCGCGTCGGCAGGATGAAGCGCGCCGAACCCTTCGAGCTCGGCCGTCGCGCCGAGCTGGCGGCTCAGGAACGCTGCGAGGTGGCGCGTGATCGCCGCATCCTGCGCGTACGGCAGGCCGAGCTGCGTGAGGCCGGCGCGGGCGCGCGACAGCGGCCGGTCGGTGACCTCGGCCGGCGGAAAGAAGCCGTCGAGGATCGTCGCCGTCAGCGTCTCGCGGCCCAGCTCGGTGCGGATCGAGCCGCCAATGAGCTTCGAGCCGCGGCTCGGCACGACGATCGGCACGGCGTCGACCGTCGGGTCGCCGAGCAGCGTCTCCTTCGCGCCGCGGCACGCGTGCGCGAGCGCGCGCATCTGCCACGCGTCGAGCTGCGTGCCCGCTGCCGCGAGCTTGCGCGCGACCGCGTACGCGAGCGCGAGGTCCATGTTGTCGCCGCCGAGCAGGATGTGATCGCCGACCGCGACGCGGTGCAGTTCGAGGTTGCCGTCGCGTTCGACGACCGCAATCAGCGACAGA
This region includes:
- the adeC gene encoding AdeC/AdeK/OprM family multidrug efflux complex outer membrane factor gives rise to the protein MTRLRILTAALAAAVASACSTLAPDYQRPPAPVPASFPQAPGMVSAAAPAADALPWRDFFAASGLRELIALALDNNRDLRVTALNIERARAQYRIQRADLFPAIGASGGQTAQRLPAELVRGSAAGNGNGNGDATISRQYSATIGFSVWELDFFGRLRSLNEQALELYLGTEEARRSAQISLVAEVANAWLTLAADRERLALARNTYRTRQESFELTRRSFEAGAVSALDLRQAETLQEDARADAARFAALVAQDENALALLAGTRVPPELLPPQLADTLTAVAGLPAGVPSEVLVRRPDILEAERRLRAANANIGAARAAFFPSIMLTAAAGSASSTLDSLFSSGSGTWSFVPQIRIPIFEAGRLRANLDVAEIQRDINVAQYERAIQGAFREVADALAERATLAEQLDARRRLVEATAESFRLSEARYKGGVDSYLGVLDAQRTLYGAELELIAVRESDAANRIALYKALGGGWQ
- a CDS encoding DUF6152 family protein, with amino-acid sequence MRIRYPGLLTAFLAALAVAGPALAHHGWNWAEPGNSELTGVVKSVRLGNPHGRVTLDVSGEQWVAEVGQPWRNARAGLRDEMLVEGVRVTISGHRSARPGEKLIKAERVIIGDTTYDLYPDRD
- a CDS encoding Dps family protein, with protein sequence MASKKQDKQEKQEKVERGVARIDIGLSEVDRAKIADGLSALLADSYTLYLMTHNFHWNVTGPMFNTLHVMFMQQYTEQWTALDLIAERIRALGFPAPGTYKEFVERASIKEIEGVPKALDMIRSLVAAQEATARTARSLFPVVNDANDQPTADLLTQRLEVHEKTAWMLRSLLED
- a CDS encoding Hsp70 family protein, whose protein sequence is MKPYLVGIDLGTSNTVVAYAAPGDEHIALLPIDQLVAPGEVAARPLLPSLRYHPAPGELSPDDLQLPWAAADVAGVAPVVVGGLARELGAQVPGRLVASAKSWLSHAGVDRSAPILPWGAGDDVAKVSPVAASASYLAHVRAAWNARFPDAPLERQQVVLTVPASFDEGARALTLEAARLAQLPALRLLEEPQAACYDWLFRHRQSLAAELEATRLILVCDVGGGTTDFTLIRVAVEDGEPRLARIGVGDHLMLGGDNMDLALAHVVEARLGAADGKLTAARFSQLLQRCRGAKEQLLGPAAPERTTVTLLGAGSRLVGGARSVELARDEVEHLIVDGFLPRAGADARPARRRAGIVEFGLPYPADPAITRHLAAFLERHAAASRDALGPDAPEAPELPVPDTVLLNGGVFRSHALSERLQHVLGGWRGQALRLLHNDDPDVAVARGAVAYALVRAGQGPRIGGGAPRSYFLVIEGDGPSRRGVCVLPRGTEEAVEVHLPERSFALKLGQPVQFHLVSSAADTPHQAGDLVDIAGDDFVRLPPIATVIPSAGSGTVDVPVRIVAAMTEVGTLDMHCVSLAEPARRWLLAFQLRGDGAAQAETVAALPPRFADAVEAVERVFGSRSHDLSGKEVRQLRGQLDHLLGKRESWDVPLLRALFDVLWERVRRRRRSAEHERLWLNLAGYCLRPGLGYPLDDWRVEQLWTLFGQGIQYVRERQNWSEWWTLWRRAAGGLAAPEQLLVLQAAGEQIEADDAARRARQPVGTRGSLEDLARLAASLERVEVEHRIEIGEWLIERLQKPAEKQNAWWAVGRIGAREPLYGSAHNVVPADVATRWLDAILALDWKRIEPAAFAAAQIARLTGDRSRDLPAELRDEVARRLAAINAPPSWTAMVREVVVLEEAEKWRAFGESLPPGLQLLDH
- a CDS encoding Hsp70 family protein, translating into MSEPRFVIGIDLGTTHCALSYVDIAGSDGEHAAQQVLQIPQLTGPGAVEALPLLPSFLYLPHENELGEGDLTLPWTSAQDYVVGEFARSRGAGTPIRLVSSAKSWLCHPGVDRKAAILPGDAPDEVARISPLEASVRYLAHLRDAWNDAQPDAPFDEQDITVTIPASFDPAARELTAEAAATAGYRHMTLLEEPQAALYSWIQMSEGHWRDEAKPGDIILVVDVGGGTTDLSLIAVVERDGNLELHRVAVGDHILLGGDNMDLALAYAVARKLAAAGTQLDAWQMRALAHACRGAKETLLGDPTVDAVPIVVPSRGSKLIGGSIRTELGRETLTATILDGFFPPAEVTDRPLSRARAGLTQLGLPYAQDAAITRHLAAFLSRQLGATAELEGFGALHPADASFLHPTAVLFNGGVFKSGLLADRVLATLNGWLEAEGAAPVRVLERADLDLAVARGAAYYGYVRRGRGVRIRGGTAQAYYIAVESAMPAVPGVEPPIQALCLAPFGMEEGTQAQLPAQEFGLVVGEPVRFRFFGSSVRRQDEVGTLLDFWAPDELQELEEIEASLPTEGRAAGEIVRVKLHARVTEAGTLELEALPADGSARWKVSFDVRGGQT